The Brachyhypopomus gauderio isolate BG-103 chromosome 1, BGAUD_0.2, whole genome shotgun sequence genome includes a window with the following:
- the pamr1a gene encoding inactive serine protease PAMR1 isoform X3, whose protein sequence is MVCFVGNNGSWMYQQVCLLPLLLSVLRHCCSETAWPRGSGAQEDNCPGPRWNAMCRSCCEYQQIRCTCPSQRTRVGYAVPCCQNAMHHCDPCIIHQGCTVFDNCKRCNNGTWKAKDDFYINQSYCTECRQGWSGGDCLTCGEVIKRSQGHVTLESYPINAKCEWTLQVSRGLTLELRFTMLSLESDHSCRYDYVQVRDGDSLSSRVIGRYCGNDIPSPIRSSGDALHIQFVSDGYNNYDGFSATFQEHSACSSNPCMNGGMCSLDPMKTFHCVCREGFTGLRCEDKQAQSGCADPGRPAHGDRFLQYEDEHIATSVQYLCYKPYKLRGAPRRTCLSNSSWSGTAPTCVREKEPARKVCLPPPQLHHGYSTNDIGPDGAIKSMKFFCNIPYVLQGSTNRTCQENGTWTGIRPQCIRACRELKISKLVRQTVMKHQHPPRKSPLHRLYSLTQLSPDDEVGSSSVASALGELPPGFHHRHTVIEYECASPLYQPSGSTRRICLKTGKWSGRHVSCSPVCGKLSENPLTLSQTSWPWHAAIFHRLPDYNSPVTGAGSRRGDTFSAADYRRLVEGSTEQTWQLACSGALVSQHAILVPAHCVTEPGQRAPVHTSDLGVVLGKHDIRDLTDGKMLQHLQVSEILPHPSYDPNTFDSDVAVLKLVGKARISESISPICLPRVRGGEVTAKHAYITGWPAGGQHDPNPDTDSGTARTGVIELSDVALCERQYAQQGVPISVTDNMLCGRQHPISPTIVCPTRTGGIVLLSSDGQMSLTSFPDQRRETEDTVPRPSWELLGLMRFGYNLQSCEPGRFTVYTRVANFLNWIERNIK, encoded by the exons ATGGTGTGTTTTGTAGGAAACAACGGCTCCTGGATGTACCAGCAAGTCTGTCTGCTGCCTCTTCTCCTCAGTGTGCTTAGGCACTGCTGCTCAGAAACTGCCTGGCCACGTG GGTCTGGAGCCCAGGAGGATAATTGCCCGGGCCCTCGCTGGAATGCCATGTGTCGCTCGTGCTGTGAATATCAGCAGATCCGTTGCACATGTCCGTCTCAGAGAACACGGGTCGGCTACGCCGTGCCCTGCTGCCAAAACGCCATGCACCACTGTGACCCTTGCATCATCCACCAGG GGTGCACTGTGTTTGATAATTGTAAGAGATGCAATAACGGTACATGGAAGGCAAAGGATGACTTCTACATCAACCAAAGTTACTGCACAGAGTGCCGTCAGGGCTGGTCCGGAGGAGACTGTCTTA CATGTGGAGAAGTTATAAAGAGGTCTCAAGGGCATGTGACACTAGAGAGTTATCCAATCAATGCCAAATGTGAATGGACACTGCAGGTCAGCAGAGGGTTGACCCTGGAACTCAG aTTCACAATGCTCAGTTTGGAGTCTGATCACAGTTGTCGCTATGACTATGTACAGGTCCGAGACGGCGACAGCCTTAGCTCACGTGTGATTGGCAGATACTGCGGGAATGACATCCCTTCACCAATCAGAAGCTCAGGAGACGCGCTGCATATTCAATTTGTATCGGATGGCTATAACAATTATGATGGTTTCTCTGCCACATTTCAGGAACACTCAG CATGCAGCTCGAACCCCTGTATGAATGGTGGCATGTGTTCACTAGACCCAATGAAGACTTTCCACTGTGTTTGCAGGGAGGGCTTCACAGGCTTGCGCTGTGAGGACA AGCAAGCCCAGtctggctgtgctgaccctGGGAGGCCTGCTCACGGTGACCGCTTCCTGCAGTACGAGGATGAACACATTGCTACTTCGGTTCAGTACCTCTGCTATAAACCCTACAAACTCAGGGGCGCCCCCCGGAGGACGTGCCTGTCCAACAGCAGCTGGAGTGGGACGGCTCCCACATGCGTCAGGG AGAAGGAACCGGCCAGGAAAGTCTGTTTGCCTCCACCACAACTCCATCATGGCTACTCCACAAACGATATTGGCCCAGATGGGGCAATCAAGAGCATGAAATTCTTCTGCAATATTCCTTATGTTCTGCAAGGAAGCACAAACAGAACGTGCCAGGAAAACGGCACCTGGACAGGCATCCGGCCACAGTGCATCAGAG CATGTCGCGAGCTAAAGATTTCAAAACTAGTGCGTCAGACGGTGATGAAGCATCAACATCCTCCCAG AAAGAGTCCATTACATAGGCTGTACTCTTTGACCCAGCTGAGCCCTGATGACGAAGTCGGATCTAGTAGTGTGGCCTCTGCACTGGGTGAATTACCTCCAGGTTTTCACCATCGACACACTGTTATTGAGTACGAGTGTGCCTCTCCTCTCTACCAGCCTTCTGGAAGCACACGCAGAATCTGCCTGAAGACCGGAAAGTGGAGTGGACGCCATGTCTCCTGTTCACCAG tttgtggTAAGCTCTCAGAAAATCCCCTGACCCTGTCACAAACAAGCTGGCCGTGGCATGCAGCCATATTCCACCGCCTCCCTGACTACAACAGCCCTGTCACAGGGGCGGGCAGCAGACGTGGAGACACCTTCTCTGCAGCCGACTACAGACGTTTAGTGGAGGGGAGCACCGAGCAGACGTGGCAGCTGGCCTGTAGTGGAGCTCTGGTTAGCCAGCACGCTATACTGGTACCTGCACACTGTGTCACCGAGCCTGGCCAGAGAGCACCGGTCCACACATCTGATCTGGGAGTGGTGCTgggcaaacatgacatcaggGACCTGACAGACGGCAAGATGCTCCAACACTTACAG GTGTCTGAGATCCTGCCGCACCCCAGCTACGATCCTAACACGTTCGACTCAGACGTGGCTGTGCTGAAGCTGGTGGGCAAGGCGAGGATTAGTGAGTCCATCTCCCCCATTTGCTTGCCACGTGTGCGGGGAGGAGAGGTGACCGCCAAACACGCCTATATCACTGGCTGGCCTGCAGGAGGCCAGCATGACCCGAACCCGGACACAGATTCTGGAACGGCTCGTACGGGTGTGATTGAATTATCTGATGTGGCTCTGTGTGAAAGGCAGTATGCCCAGCAAGGAGTTCCCATTAGCGTCACTGACAACATGCTATGCGGAAGGCAACATCCAATCAGCCCCACCATCGTCTGTCCTACCAGAACAGGGGGAATAGTTCTTTTATCTTCTGATGGCCAGATGAGTTTAACATCTTTTCCAGACCAGAGGAGAGAAACAGAAGACACTGTTCCTAGGCCTAGCTGGGAACTGCTGGGCCTTATGAGGTTTGGATACAATCTGCAGAGTTGTGAACCAGGCCGGTTCACTGTCTACACACGAGTGGCCAACTTTTTAAACTGGATTGAGCGGAACATTAAGTAG